The following are encoded together in the Blautia obeum ATCC 29174 genome:
- a CDS encoding histidine phosphatase family protein, with the protein MKLYIVRHGETVWNRHHKVQGVADIPLAENGILLAEKTGEALKNVSFDLCITSPLVRARKTAELILAKQAHKVPVKEDIRIREINFGVLEGVVCMNDAREYLDPQMKKFFTDPWNFDRPKDGESIRDVLARTKEFWEELIHNPKLQDKTILIASHGCAVRALLHNVYKDHEDFWHGFVPPNCSVNVVEVTDGQAVLLEDDKVYA; encoded by the coding sequence ATGAAATTATATATTGTGAGACACGGCGAGACCGTGTGGAACAGGCATCATAAGGTACAGGGCGTGGCGGATATCCCGCTTGCTGAAAATGGAATCCTTCTTGCAGAGAAGACAGGGGAAGCATTAAAAAATGTTTCCTTTGATCTCTGCATTACCAGTCCGCTGGTGAGAGCCAGAAAGACTGCAGAATTAATCCTTGCAAAACAGGCGCATAAAGTACCTGTAAAAGAGGATATAAGGATCCGGGAAATTAATTTCGGTGTGTTGGAAGGCGTTGTGTGCATGAACGATGCACGCGAATATCTGGATCCGCAGATGAAGAAGTTTTTTACAGATCCATGGAATTTTGACCGCCCAAAGGATGGTGAAAGTATTAGGGATGTTCTTGCACGGACAAAAGAGTTCTGGGAGGAGCTCATCCATAACCCAAAACTTCAGGACAAGACGATCCTGATCGCATCTCATGGATGTGCAGTAAGGGCACTCCTTCATAATGTGTACAAAGACCATGAGGATTTCTGGCATGGTTTTGTACCCCCGAACTGCAGTGTGAATGTGGTTGAGGTGACAGACGGACAGGCCGTTCTTCTGGAAGATGATAAAGTATATGCATAA
- a CDS encoding MotA/TolQ/ExbB proton channel family protein yields MKKKIVNVVLFLAVLAAALGMTFYVGNNAMSVLLYNFVFLGIIAVVYVVGLFGGMFRMNRLAQSLGDAAQELEDMFKMPGRVAPDKIESMNGIFHNHYLDAKMKAFTDGIAKSQEGIVDIEEYINEEDLDLHIHKKLLEMAPDLFTSIGILGTFVGLVWGLKDFQPANYEAMTSSVSSLVDGIKVAFLTSIYGIAFSIVYTSGMKSEYSALTENLQLFLDKFHTYVMPSAETESMNLLVASQKNQTAAMNQMAEQFSVKMADSFEKVITPTFKKMNDSLDTLVSSVTKCQEDAVKEILDAFLKEMNTSFEIQFADFGKALTQLKDAQTDNTNYTTNLYQAMSKQLSDAYVEHEQTMKKMIEESTGLQKEYITAANRILLDNQTIQKQQQADYQHLADYLKEAEMSSAKFWVACNQTMQKYVEAAAQGMERISAAGKSNADVAAANRQVVEEFDQKLQEFAQYQKLSCKTMEQVRRLLTDISAAGSSDRVQLTAGRNLQKESLEKLQETMQTQSEMQQELLEEISKNIRELSKGVQKGKFGLFR; encoded by the coding sequence ATGAAGAAAAAAATCGTGAATGTTGTATTGTTTCTGGCTGTGCTTGCGGCAGCACTTGGAATGACTTTTTATGTAGGAAACAATGCGATGAGCGTATTGCTCTATAACTTTGTTTTTCTTGGTATTATAGCAGTGGTTTATGTCGTCGGACTGTTCGGAGGAATGTTCCGGATGAACAGACTTGCACAGTCGCTTGGAGATGCGGCACAGGAACTGGAAGATATGTTCAAGATGCCGGGAAGAGTTGCTCCGGACAAGATTGAATCCATGAACGGGATTTTCCATAACCACTATCTGGATGCAAAAATGAAGGCATTTACAGATGGGATTGCGAAGAGCCAGGAAGGAATTGTGGACATCGAGGAATATATCAATGAAGAAGACCTGGATCTTCATATCCACAAGAAACTTCTGGAAATGGCACCGGACCTTTTTACCAGTATCGGTATTCTTGGCACATTCGTGGGTCTGGTATGGGGACTCAAAGATTTTCAGCCGGCGAACTACGAAGCAATGACCAGTTCAGTTTCTTCGCTGGTAGATGGTATTAAGGTTGCGTTTCTTACTTCAATCTATGGTATTGCATTTTCTATTGTTTATACTTCGGGAATGAAGAGCGAATATTCCGCTCTTACGGAGAATCTTCAACTGTTTCTGGATAAATTCCATACATATGTGATGCCAAGTGCAGAGACAGAATCCATGAATCTTCTGGTTGCAAGTCAGAAGAATCAGACTGCTGCCATGAACCAGATGGCAGAACAGTTTTCTGTAAAAATGGCAGACAGTTTTGAAAAAGTCATTACTCCGACGTTCAAGAAGATGAATGACTCTTTGGATACACTGGTCTCTTCTGTGACGAAATGTCAGGAAGATGCAGTTAAAGAAATTCTGGATGCTTTTCTGAAAGAGATGAACACATCTTTTGAAATACAGTTCGCAGATTTTGGAAAGGCACTTACACAGCTGAAAGATGCACAGACAGATAATACCAATTATACGACAAATCTGTATCAGGCGATGAGTAAACAGCTCAGTGACGCATATGTGGAGCATGAGCAGACAATGAAAAAAATGATCGAAGAATCCACTGGTCTTCAGAAAGAATACATTACGGCTGCGAACCGTATCCTGCTGGACAACCAGACGATTCAGAAACAGCAGCAGGCAGATTATCAGCATCTTGCAGATTATCTCAAAGAAGCAGAGATGTCATCTGCCAAGTTCTGGGTTGCATGTAACCAGACTATGCAGAAATATGTTGAAGCTGCGGCACAGGGAATGGAACGTATTTCTGCGGCCGGAAAGAGCAATGCAGATGTTGCGGCTGCAAACCGTCAGGTAGTAGAAGAATTTGATCAGAAACTTCAGGAGTTTGCTCAGTATCAGAAGTTATCCTGTAAGACAATGGAACAGGTTCGTCGTCTTCTGACGGACATTTCAGCAGCGGGAAGCAGTGACCGGGTTCAGCTGACAGCAGGACGCAATTTACAGAAAGAATCACTTGAGAAGCTTCAGGAAACCATGCAGACACAGAGCGAGATGCAGCAGGAACTTCTGGAAGAAATCTCCAAAAACATCAGAGAACTTTCCAAAGGAGTTCAGAAAGGCAAATTCGGTTTGTTTAGGTAA
- a CDS encoding OmpA family protein has product MRRKKKSENNGFNVWRSYSDMMAGVLLLFVLIMCVTLFQAQKSYNESLQERDEKIALQEEYTQELLDKQNALDKKDETLQNQDAQLKTQDEKLAEQEQQLAALAAKLKEQESTLNAQQSALDEKTAQLKDQQAQIDQIIGVKADVIEALKNEFSKNNINVDIDAQTGALTLEASVMFDYDQAELTDAGKQALEQILPIYCKVLLQDDYMKYLAEIIIDGYTDTDGDYSYNLQLSQQRSLAVAQYLLDIQGNFLDTTQSQNLEKYLTVNGHSMANPVLDANGNVDKDASRRVEVKFRLKDEEMIDELNQLLSSNDDTTVDNSASTDTTTAENTENN; this is encoded by the coding sequence ATGCGCAGAAAGAAAAAATCAGAGAACAATGGATTTAATGTCTGGCGTTCTTATTCCGATATGATGGCAGGTGTGCTTCTGCTTTTTGTGCTGATCATGTGTGTGACTCTTTTTCAGGCGCAGAAAAGCTATAATGAAAGTCTTCAGGAAAGAGATGAAAAAATCGCTCTTCAGGAAGAATACACACAGGAACTGCTGGATAAACAGAATGCGCTGGACAAAAAAGATGAGACACTGCAGAATCAGGATGCTCAGTTAAAAACCCAGGATGAAAAACTTGCAGAGCAGGAACAACAGCTTGCAGCACTCGCTGCCAAACTGAAAGAGCAGGAATCTACACTGAATGCACAGCAGTCGGCATTGGACGAAAAGACCGCGCAGTTAAAAGATCAGCAGGCGCAGATCGACCAGATCATCGGTGTGAAGGCAGACGTAATTGAGGCACTGAAAAATGAATTTTCCAAAAATAATATTAATGTAGATATTGATGCACAGACTGGCGCGCTGACACTGGAAGCAAGTGTTATGTTTGACTATGATCAGGCAGAACTGACAGATGCCGGTAAACAGGCTCTGGAGCAGATCCTTCCGATTTACTGTAAGGTACTTCTTCAGGATGATTATATGAAATATCTTGCAGAGATCATCATTGATGGATATACAGATACAGATGGTGACTACAGCTATAACCTGCAGCTTTCCCAGCAGAGATCACTGGCAGTGGCTCAGTACCTTCTTGACATTCAGGGAAACTTTCTGGATACCACGCAGTCACAGAATCTGGAAAAATATCTCACAGTCAATGGGCATTCCATGGCAAATCCGGTTCTTGATGCAAACGGAAATGTAGATAAGGATGCTTCCAGACGAGTGGAGGTTAAATTCCGGCTGAAAGATGAAGAAATGATCGATGAACTGAATCAGCTTCTTAGCAGTAATGATGATACTACTGTGGATAACAGTGCATCTACGGATACAACGACTGCAGAAAACACGGAAAACAACTAA
- the rplS gene encoding 50S ribosomal protein L19, which translates to MNDIIKNIESAQLKAEVPEFRVGDTVRVHALIKEGNRERIQIFEGTVLKRQGGSTRETFTVRKSSNGVGVEKTWPIHSPHVVKVEVIRQGKVRRAKLNYLRDRVGKAAKVKERVR; encoded by the coding sequence ATGAACGACATCATTAAAAACATCGAGTCTGCTCAGTTAAAAGCAGAAGTACCGGAATTCCGTGTAGGTGACACAGTAAGAGTACACGCACTGATCAAAGAAGGAAACCGCGAAAGAATTCAGATCTTCGAGGGAACAGTTCTTAAAAGACAGGGTGGAAGCACCAGAGAAACTTTCACAGTAAGAAAGAGCTCCAATGGTGTTGGCGTCGAGAAGACATGGCCGATTCACTCCCCACACGTTGTTAAAGTAGAAGTTATCCGTCAGGGTAAAGTTCGCCGTGCTAAGCTGAACTACCTGAGAGACCGCGTTGGTAAAGCTGCTAAAGTTAAAGAACGCGTTAGATAA
- the lepB gene encoding signal peptidase I, producing MEIKNWKEYPKVQEVKEKFENEKVRSSMRWVFQIMVTLVFAAVVAIMMFQTVTMQESSMEPTISVGDRFFINRAVYKFSSPQRGDMIVFRTSASDDAALHIRRVIGLPGETVQITGGRILINGEVYNEGKDFPMITNPGLAATAVTLESGEYFVLGDNRNNSEDSRYADIGMVRKRYIVGKIWFTCSPFEKLGFTKG from the coding sequence ATGGAAATAAAAAACTGGAAAGAATATCCCAAAGTACAGGAAGTAAAAGAAAAATTTGAAAATGAAAAAGTCCGCAGTTCCATGCGCTGGGTATTTCAAATCATGGTAACACTGGTGTTTGCAGCTGTTGTTGCGATCATGATGTTTCAGACAGTTACGATGCAGGAAAGCTCCATGGAACCGACGATTTCTGTCGGAGACCGTTTTTTTATAAATAGAGCAGTATATAAATTTTCTTCTCCGCAGAGGGGAGATATGATCGTATTCCGTACAAGTGCAAGTGATGATGCGGCTCTTCATATCCGACGTGTGATAGGGCTGCCGGGAGAAACAGTACAGATAACAGGAGGAAGAATCCTGATCAATGGAGAGGTATATAATGAAGGCAAAGATTTTCCAATGATAACCAATCCAGGCCTTGCTGCAACTGCGGTTACGCTTGAATCTGGAGAATACTTTGTCCTCGGAGATAACAGAAACAACAGTGAGGACAGTCGGTATGCAGATATCGGTATGGTCCGCAAGAGATATATTGTAGGTAAGATCTGGTTCACATGTTCTCCGTTTGAAAAACTGGGATTTACGAAAGGGTAG
- the ylqF gene encoding ribosome biogenesis GTPase YlqF, producing the protein MNVQWYPGHMTKAKRQMQEDLKLIDLIIELVDARVPLSSRNPDIDQLGQNKSRLILLNKADLADERQNEAWKEYFQKRGFHVVKVDSRNGSGMKTIQNVIQEACKEKIERDRRRGIKNRPIRAMVAGIPNVGKSTFINTFAGKACAKTGNRPGVTKGKQWIRLNKNVELLDTPGILWPKFEDQQVGIRLACVGSIKDDILNMEELALWLIEHLRTNYSGLLEKRYGISEEGTAVEILGKIARARGCLKKGEELDYVKASGLLFDDFRGGKIGRVTLEWAEQEKSE; encoded by the coding sequence ATGAACGTACAGTGGTATCCTGGTCATATGACCAAGGCAAAAAGACAAATGCAGGAAGATCTGAAACTGATCGATCTGATTATAGAACTGGTAGATGCCAGAGTGCCTCTTTCCAGTAGAAATCCGGATATTGACCAGCTTGGACAGAATAAATCAAGACTGATTCTTCTGAACAAAGCAGATCTGGCGGATGAAAGACAAAATGAAGCATGGAAAGAATATTTTCAGAAGAGAGGTTTTCATGTTGTAAAAGTGGATTCCAGAAATGGATCTGGAATGAAGACCATTCAGAATGTTATACAGGAGGCCTGTAAGGAAAAAATTGAACGTGACCGCCGCCGTGGAATTAAAAACCGTCCAATCCGTGCAATGGTGGCTGGAATCCCGAATGTTGGAAAATCTACGTTTATTAATACATTTGCGGGAAAAGCATGTGCAAAGACCGGAAACAGACCTGGTGTGACCAAGGGAAAACAATGGATCCGCCTGAACAAAAATGTAGAGCTTCTGGACACACCTGGAATTCTCTGGCCGAAATTTGAGGATCAGCAGGTGGGAATCCGGCTGGCCTGTGTCGGTTCGATCAAAGATGATATCCTGAATATGGAAGAACTTGCACTTTGGCTGATTGAACATCTGAGAACAAATTACAGTGGGCTTCTTGAGAAACGTTATGGGATTTCGGAGGAAGGAACGGCTGTTGAAATCCTTGGGAAAATTGCCAGAGCACGTGGATGCCTCAAAAAGGGAGAAGAACTGGATTATGTAAAGGCTTCAGGACTTCTCTTTGATGATTTCCGTGGTGGTAAGATTGGACGTGTGACTCTGGAATGGGCAGAGCAGGAGAAAAGTGAATGA
- a CDS encoding ribonuclease HII, giving the protein MKTIGEIKEEFSVAREADWNAICQMYETDLRSGVQKLVQQYRKKLDALEKEKLRMEQMMQFEHKYEHLGYLCGIDEVGRGPLAGPVVACAVILPKDHPILYLNDSKKLTAHKREELYDVIMREAVAVGLGMASPARIDEINILQATYEAMRQAVSKLAVMPQLLLNDAVTIPGIEIPQVPIIKGDAKSASIAAASIVAKVTRDRLMVEYDKTMPEYGFASNKGYGSAEHIAALQKYGPTPIHRASFITHFV; this is encoded by the coding sequence ATGAAAACGATCGGTGAGATAAAAGAAGAGTTTTCAGTAGCACGGGAAGCGGACTGGAATGCTATCTGTCAGATGTATGAAACAGATCTTCGGAGCGGCGTGCAGAAACTGGTACAGCAATATCGAAAAAAACTGGATGCGCTGGAAAAAGAAAAGCTTCGTATGGAACAGATGATGCAGTTTGAACATAAATATGAGCATCTTGGATATCTCTGTGGAATTGATGAAGTGGGAAGAGGACCGCTTGCAGGGCCGGTAGTAGCCTGCGCTGTGATTCTTCCGAAAGATCACCCTATTCTGTATCTGAATGATTCCAAGAAACTGACTGCACATAAAAGAGAGGAACTGTATGATGTGATCATGCGAGAAGCAGTTGCAGTAGGACTGGGAATGGCAAGTCCGGCAAGAATTGATGAAATCAACATTCTGCAGGCAACCTATGAGGCAATGCGACAGGCGGTAAGTAAACTTGCGGTTATGCCGCAGCTTCTTCTGAATGATGCGGTTACGATTCCGGGAATTGAAATTCCGCAGGTGCCGATCATTAAGGGAGATGCCAAGAGCGCATCTATTGCGGCTGCAAGTATTGTAGCAAAAGTTACGAGAGACCGTCTGATGGTGGAATATGACAAGACTATGCCGGAATATGGTTTTGCATCTAATAAAGGGTATGGCTCTGCAGAACATATTGCGGCTCTTCAGAAATATGGACCAACACCGATCCACAGGGCAAGTTTTATTACACATTTCGTATAA
- a CDS encoding YraN family protein: MNRRKIGSCHEEEAAAFLKKQGLFIVTKNFRCKSGEIDLIVRDGKYLVFVEVKYRSNKESGYASAAVDYRKQKRISQAAQFFLLRYGYGEPPCRFDVVAIDGEQIQWIKNAFDYCG, translated from the coding sequence ATTAATAGACGTAAAATAGGCAGCTGCCATGAAGAAGAGGCGGCTGCCTTTCTGAAAAAACAGGGCCTTTTTATTGTAACAAAGAATTTTCGCTGCAAAAGCGGAGAAATTGACCTGATCGTTCGAGATGGAAAATATCTGGTATTTGTAGAAGTGAAGTATCGAAGCAATAAAGAAAGCGGATATGCATCTGCAGCAGTAGATTATCGCAAACAGAAGCGTATCAGCCAGGCTGCACAGTTCTTTTTGCTGCGATATGGCTATGGAGAACCGCCGTGTCGGTTTGATGTAGTTGCGATTGACGGTGAACAGATTCAATGGATCAAAAATGCATTTGATTATTGTGGATGA
- the pgeF gene encoding peptidoglycan editing factor PgeF, producing MTEIRWYEEGKPHMRIKENKGVTWLSYQAFEQFPDIVHAFSTRLGGVSQGVYSSMNLSFTRGDEDAAVHENYRRLAEAVGFSAEDIVTSDQTHTANVRVITEEDRGNGITKPRPYTDVDGMVTNVPGLVLATFYADCVPLYFVDPVHRAIGLSHSGWRGTAAKIGKVTVEKMNEEYGTDPKDIYSAIGPSICQKCYEVSEDVILEFQKSFEKKYWDSLFYIKENGKYQLNLWEANRLIMLEAGIKEEHISMPGICTCCNPEFLFSHRASHGKRGNLGAFLGIRRK from the coding sequence ATGACAGAAATCAGATGGTATGAGGAAGGAAAACCTCATATGAGGATAAAAGAAAATAAAGGGGTTACCTGGCTGAGCTATCAGGCATTTGAACAGTTTCCGGATATCGTACATGCGTTCAGCACCAGACTTGGCGGAGTAAGTCAGGGAGTCTATTCTTCGATGAACCTTAGTTTTACGAGAGGGGATGAGGATGCGGCTGTTCATGAAAATTATCGCAGGCTTGCAGAGGCAGTGGGATTTTCGGCAGAAGATATCGTGACTTCTGACCAGACACATACTGCGAATGTTCGTGTAATAACAGAAGAAGACAGAGGAAACGGCATTACGAAGCCAAGGCCGTATACGGATGTAGATGGAATGGTTACAAATGTTCCCGGACTTGTACTGGCAACATTTTATGCGGACTGCGTGCCGTTGTATTTTGTGGATCCGGTACATCGTGCAATCGGACTGTCGCATTCAGGGTGGAGAGGAACTGCTGCGAAGATCGGAAAAGTAACGGTCGAGAAAATGAATGAGGAATACGGAACAGATCCAAAAGATATTTACAGTGCGATCGGGCCCTCTATCTGTCAGAAATGTTATGAAGTGAGTGAAGATGTGATTCTGGAATTTCAGAAGTCATTTGAAAAAAAGTACTGGGATTCACTGTTTTATATAAAAGAGAATGGAAAATATCAGCTGAACCTCTGGGAGGCAAACAGGCTTATTATGTTAGAAGCTGGAATAAAGGAAGAACATATTTCCATGCCGGGAATCTGCACCTGCTGTAACCCGGAGTTTCTTTTTTCGCATCGTGCATCACATGGAAAAAGAGGAAATCTGGGAGCATTTCTTGGAATACGTAGAAAATAA
- a CDS encoding ribose-phosphate pyrophosphokinase — MPNIELLEKSTPVAPVRIAALAGCQDLANEVDKKLVKFRKELVAKKKPSQIPQGYSLPSFLVDSEIIRFGTGEGKGHIKESVRGADLFIMVDITNYSLTYKVCGHENHMSPDNHFQDLKRIISAATGKAHRINVIMPFLYEGRQHRRTKRESMDCALMLQELRDMGVSNFITFDAHDPRVQNAIPLNGFDNFFPTYQFLKALVKEVKDFKLDNDHLMIISPDEGAMSRAVYFSNILGVDMGMFYKRRDYSTVVNGKNPIVAHEFLGDSVEGKDVVIIDDMIASGESMLDVAKQIKERKAKRVFICTTYGLFTEGLAKFDEYYEKGWIDRVITTNLNYRLPELLTKEYYIEANMSKYLASIIDIINHDVSVEKVRSNNEKIMELMEKVNKR; from the coding sequence ATGCCAAATATAGAGTTACTTGAAAAATCAACTCCTGTTGCGCCTGTTCGCATTGCAGCACTTGCAGGATGTCAGGATCTCGCCAATGAGGTTGACAAGAAACTTGTAAAATTCCGTAAAGAACTTGTTGCCAAAAAGAAACCAAGCCAGATTCCACAGGGTTACAGCCTTCCATCTTTTCTGGTTGATTCCGAGATCATCCGTTTTGGTACCGGTGAGGGCAAAGGTCACATCAAAGAATCTGTTCGTGGTGCCGACCTTTTTATTATGGTAGATATCACCAATTACAGCCTTACCTACAAAGTGTGCGGACACGAGAACCACATGTCCCCGGATAATCATTTTCAGGATCTGAAACGTATCATCTCTGCTGCAACAGGCAAAGCACATCGAATCAATGTTATCATGCCGTTTCTGTATGAAGGTCGTCAGCACCGTCGTACCAAACGTGAATCCATGGACTGCGCACTGATGCTTCAGGAATTAAGGGATATGGGTGTTTCCAACTTCATCACTTTTGATGCACATGACCCACGTGTTCAGAACGCAATTCCTCTGAATGGTTTCGACAACTTCTTCCCGACCTATCAGTTCCTGAAAGCTCTGGTAAAAGAAGTCAAAGATTTCAAACTGGACAATGACCATCTGATGATCATCAGCCCAGATGAAGGTGCTATGTCAAGAGCCGTATACTTTTCCAATATTCTTGGCGTAGATATGGGTATGTTCTACAAACGCCGCGACTACTCCACTGTTGTCAACGGCAAAAACCCGATCGTTGCTCACGAATTCCTCGGTGATTCCGTAGAGGGCAAAGATGTTGTTATCATTGATGACATGATCGCATCCGGAGAAAGTATGCTGGATGTTGCCAAACAGATCAAGGAACGAAAAGCCAAACGAGTATTTATCTGTACTACTTATGGTCTTTTCACAGAGGGACTTGCCAAATTTGATGAATATTATGAGAAGGGTTGGATTGACAGAGTCATCACCACAAACCTGAACTACCGTCTTCCGGAGCTCCTCACAAAAGAATATTATATTGAAGCAAACATGAGCAAATATCTTGCAAGTATCATCGATATCATCAACCATGATGTTTCAGTAGAAAAAGTTCGTTCCAACAACGAAAAGATTATGGAACTGATGGAAAAAGTCAATAAACGATAA
- a CDS encoding radical SAM protein — MKKKKHVISRVLPGSIGEELELEPGDILAEINHQLVEDVFDYRYLMNDEYIELLIEKANGELWELEVEKDYDEDLGIEFENGLMDDYRSCSNHCMFCFIDQMPPGMRETLYFKDDDSRLSFLQGNYVTLTNMSQEDIERVIKYHLSPINVSFQAMNPQLRCKMLHNRFAGDALKKVDQLYEAGITMNGQIVLCKGVNDGEELEYSLQKMSEYAPVLQSVSVVPVGLTKFRKGLYPLEPFTKEDAKAVLEQIHRWQKIMYERYGIHFIHASDEWYILAGEELPEEDRYDGYLQLENGVGMLRLLDAEVRQAVAERDGDDRKLSVTVATGRLAAPYIAGCMDVIREKYPNITSEVIAIKNNFFGEKITVSGLITGQDLIEQLSGRKLGDRLLIPCNMLRSGEDVFLDDITITELSEKLGKEIIVVDPGGADLVSAVLDPVEHKKQIRRQMYEQTSSCNSGKA, encoded by the coding sequence ATGAAGAAAAAGAAACATGTGATTTCCAGGGTTCTTCCGGGAAGTATCGGTGAGGAACTGGAACTGGAACCGGGAGATATACTGGCAGAGATCAATCACCAGCTGGTGGAGGATGTCTTTGACTATCGTTATCTCATGAATGATGAATATATAGAACTTCTGATAGAAAAAGCCAATGGTGAACTCTGGGAACTTGAAGTTGAGAAGGATTACGATGAAGATCTTGGAATCGAATTCGAGAATGGCCTGATGGATGATTACCGTTCCTGCAGCAATCACTGTATGTTCTGCTTTATCGATCAGATGCCGCCAGGCATGAGAGAAACACTGTATTTCAAGGATGATGATTCCAGGCTTTCTTTTCTGCAGGGAAATTATGTTACACTGACGAATATGAGTCAGGAAGATATTGAACGTGTGATCAAATATCACCTTTCGCCTATCAATGTGTCTTTTCAGGCAATGAATCCGCAGCTTCGCTGCAAAATGCTGCATAATCGTTTTGCAGGAGATGCACTGAAAAAGGTAGATCAGCTTTATGAAGCGGGAATTACCATGAATGGGCAGATTGTTCTGTGCAAGGGTGTGAATGATGGAGAAGAACTGGAATACAGCCTTCAGAAAATGTCTGAATATGCACCGGTACTTCAGAGCGTATCTGTTGTTCCGGTAGGGTTGACGAAGTTCCGCAAAGGACTCTATCCACTGGAACCTTTTACAAAAGAAGATGCGAAGGCGGTTTTGGAACAGATCCATCGCTGGCAGAAGATCATGTATGAGAGATATGGTATCCACTTTATCCATGCCTCTGATGAATGGTATATTCTGGCGGGGGAGGAACTCCCGGAAGAAGATCGCTATGATGGCTATCTGCAGCTGGAAAACGGTGTGGGCATGCTGCGGCTTCTGGATGCAGAGGTTCGGCAGGCAGTTGCGGAAAGAGATGGAGATGACAGGAAACTTTCGGTCACCGTTGCGACAGGAAGACTTGCAGCTCCTTATATAGCAGGATGTATGGATGTGATCAGGGAAAAATATCCGAACATCACATCAGAGGTAATTGCAATCAAAAATAACTTCTTTGGAGAGAAGATCACTGTTTCCGGACTTATTACAGGGCAGGATCTTATAGAACAGCTTTCCGGACGGAAACTGGGAGACAGGCTTCTGATTCCGTGTAACATGCTTCGAAGCGGAGAAGATGTATTTCTCGATGATATTACAATAACAGAACTTTCCGAAAAACTTGGAAAAGAAATCATAGTAGTGGATCCTGGCGGAGCGGACCTTGTTTCGGCAGTGCTGGATCCGGTTGAACATAAAAAACAGATAAGGAGACAAATGTATGAGCAAACCAGTAGTTGCAATAGTGGGAAGGCCTAA